In the genome of Terriglobales bacterium, the window ATGCGGCGAAGCGATCGCATATCGAAGGGATCGCACCGAGCCCCGGCGTCTCCGGAGCTTCACTGCTGCCGGTGAGCATCCACTGCATGCCGACACAGATTCCCAAGAAGGGCTTGCCGGCTGCGATCCGCTCCTGGATCGCTCCGCGTAATCCGCGACGGCTCAGCTCAGCCGTAGCCGCGAAGTGGCCCACGCCTGGTAGCACTACTTTGTCGGCCCCTTTCACGACTTCGGGATCGGAAGTCACCCGCGAGTCGACTCCGAGATGATCAAAAGCTTTCTTCACGGAGGCAAGGTTGCCGGCTTTGTAGTCGATGATCGCGATCACAGCAGGCCCTTGGTGCTGGGAAGCATTTTCGCCAGTCGCTTATCTCGGGAACACGCGAAGCGAAGGGCGCGCGCGAATGCCTTGAACAAAGCTTCGAGCTTGTGATGGTTGGAGCGGCCGTACAAGGTCTTCACGTGAACGTTGGCGCGGGCGCCGCGGGCGAAGCCTTCGAAGAAGTCGTACGCGAGCTCCGATTGGAAATCGCCGACTAGTCGTGTGCGGACTTTTGTGTCAACAATGGCGGATGCTCGTCCGCTGAGGTCGACTGCGGCCAGGCCGAGGGTCTCGTCCATGGTCATGAGAAAGTAGCCGGCGCGCAGAATGCCTTTGCGATCTCCCAGTGCGCGATTGAAGGCCTCGCCCAGCGCGATGCCGACATCTTCAACGCTGTGGTGCTGATCGACATCAAGATCGCCATTGCACTTGAGCCGCAGGTCAAATGCGCCGTGTCGCGTGAACAGCTCCAGCATGTGATCGAAAAAACGAATGCCTGTGGAAACCTCGTACTTGCCCCGGCCATCGATGTTTAGTGCCAACGCGATTTTGGTTTCGCTGGTGTCGCGCTGCAGCTTGGCGGTTCTCATGGCGCCCCCGCTTGCGCTTGTGTGGGAGATTTTTCGGGCGCTACCCAATCAATGGCTTTCAAAACTTTGGGAAGCGTTTGCAAGAGGCGATCTGTGTGCTCGGCGGCTCCAACGGTCATACGCACGCAACCATCGCATCCAGGATCTTTGCTGCGGTCGCGGACGAGAATACCGCGCTTCTTCATCTCCGACACGAAATCGGCATGACGTGCACCGATTTTCGCGAGGACGAAGTTTGCCTGGCTTACCCAATATGGGATTCCATGACAGGTCAGTTGGATCATTAACCGTCCGCGTCCCTGAACGGTCTGGTGCACGTAGCTCTCGACGAACGCGCGGTCCGCGAGAGCAGTAGGCAAGCACGCCAATGCAATGCCATTCACGTTGTATGGCGAGCTGACTTTGCGGACCATCTGCATCTGCGACTCGTTGCCGGCGAACACTCCGACTCGCAATCCGGCGAGCCCGTACGCTTTCGAGAATGTTCTGGCCACGAACAGGTTGGGGAAACGGTTCACCGAAGCCAGCACTGTTTCGCCACAGAACTCGTGATACGCCTCATCCACGAGCACCGCCGCCTGCGGAGCGACATCAGCCAGCTTCAGCAGATCTTGACGCGGCACGAGAGTCCCAGTTGGATTGTTCGGGCTCGCTACGGTAATCAGTCGGGTCTTCGGACCGATTCGGGAAAGCACTTGATCGATGGGAAACTTGAACCCGTCGTCCGGGTCTGCCTGGACGGAGATGACAGTCGCGCCGGTGCTTTGCGCGTAAATCTCGTACATCGAGAACGTCGGAACAACGATGATGACTTCGTGCTCCGGCTCAAGATATGTTTCGCAGAGCAGGTGAATGGCTTCATCGACGCCATTCGTGAGCAGCACCTGTGGAGCCGTCAAGCGCAGGTACTTTGCGACAAGAGCTTCGACCGGCGCTCGCTCTGGATATTTCGTCAGCTCCGCGGCAGCAATGCTCTGCAAAGTCTCGGCGATTTTTGGAGAAGGCGCCTCGGTGTTTTCGTTGAAGTCGAGGCGCAGGCCATCGCGTCCGCTGAGTGGCGGATGATATTCCTTCATCTTGCGGACCGCTTCGCGCGCCTGGAGGACCTTCTCCATCAGGCTCCCGTCCTCATGGCGATTGACTGTGCGTGAGCAAGCAGACCTTCTGCACGAGCCAGCGTCGTCACCTCACGTGCGATCGTTCCCAGGCCTCGCGCTGAGAGCTCCTGCACCGTGATCAGCTTCACAAAGTCATTGACGCTCAGTCCGCCCCGAAATCGCGCGCAAGCGCCGGTAGGCAGCACGTGATTGGGACCCGATGCATAGTCGCCCGCAGCTTGGGGCGAAAAATCTCCAACGAACGCCGATCCTGCAGAGTGCACCTCACTCAGTGCTGAGTGACTAGGGACGGTGATGTGCTCTGGCGCCAACAGGTTCGCGACGCGCATGGAATCGGCTGGAGATTCCGAAACAATGACGTAACCGTTGCGCTTCAGCGCCTCGCGCGCGACTCGATTGCTCTCAGACTGACGTTTGGTCTCCGCGATCACCTGCTCGCCTAGTTTCTTATTCGAAGTGACAAAAATTGGGAGCGCATCGGGATCGTGCTCAGCTTGGGCGACCAGATCAGCAGCGATAAAGGCTGCATTCCCGTTTTCGCTCACCACCAAAGCCTCGGTTGGTCCAGCAAGCATATCGATCGAGCAATCGAATGCGACCAGCTTTTTCGCTGCGGTGACAAACGCATTTCCCGGCCCGACAATCTTGTTCACTTTTGCGATTGTCTTAGTTCCATAGGCTAACGCAGCAATCGCCTGCGCGCCGCCGATCGCGTAGAACTCTTTGACCCCGAGCAACGCCGCTGCCGCGAGAGTTTCCGGTGCAGGTCGCGGTGAGACCACCGAGATTCGCGCGACACCTGCGATCTGCGCAGGAATGACGGTCATGAGCAGCGTAGAAGGAAGTGGATGCCGTCCGCCAGGAACGTAGCACCCGACGGCATCGATCGCCCTGACGAGTTGGCCGAGTTTTACTCCGGGCTGCACTTCACGGATCCACTCCTGGGGACTCTGCCATTCGCAGAAGCGACGGATGTTTGTTGCGGCGGTTTCCAGTGCATGACGGAAATCGGGCGTGACTTGCTGCCAGGCGGCGTCGATTTCTTGCTGGCTCACGCGAAGGTTCTTGCCTTCAAAGCCGTCGAACTTGCGCGCATAACGAAGCAGAGCAGAGTCGCCGCGCTTGCGCACGTCGTTCACGATCTTCGCTGCAGTCTTTTCCGCGCGCGCGAGATCGAGAGCTCCACGAGTGGCGAGGCGCTCAAGGTCTGCTCTATTTCGTTTGCCGTTGATTGTCTTCATCTTGCTGACGTTGCGTCACGATCACGTTTAATCATTGCCAAAATTTGTCGGATTTCTTTTGCACTGTCATCCCCTCGACCGCAGCAAAACTTCTTCGGCGGCTACGCTTCGGTGTTGCGGTCGAGGGACCTGCTTTTATCCGCTCCTGACAAACAGCAGGTCCCCCGCTCCGCAAACCCGATCCGTCCTGCTCTCGGTAGCATCGCGGCGGAGCGAGGGATGACAGTATCTAGAGAGCGCACTCCATAAGCCGTCTCCCCGTCTTCTTTTCATGACCTACATCACGATCTTATTCAACGGATACTCCACAATCCCACTCGCATTTGCGTCTTTTAATTTCGGCAGCACGTCGCGGACGATGCTCTCTTCGAGAATCGTGTTCACCGCGACCCATTCGCGATTGCTGAGTTCCGAAACTGTTGGGCTGTTGAGCGCGGGCAGGACTGCGAGCACCTGTGTCAAATCGGATTTTTTCACATTGAGCATCAGCCCGACGCGGCCTTGCGCGTCGATGGCGCCGCGCAGCATCAGCGCGACGTTTTCAATTTTTTTGCGCTTTTCCGGAGATTGCCAGGCCTTCTTGTTGGCGATCAGCTGAGTTTGTGATTCACAGACGGTCTCAATGATGCGCAGGCGATTGGCGCGAAGAGAGCTTCCGGTTTCCGTTACCTCGACAATCGCGTCGGCGAGGATTGGAGGCTTCACCTCCGTTGCTCCCCAGGAGAATTCGACTTTGACCGGAATATTCTTTGCAGCAAAATAATTCTTCGTCGTGTTGACCAGCTCGGTAGCGATGATGCAATCGCTCAGGTCTTCGGCTTTTTCAAAACGGGAATCCTGGGGAACTGCCAGAACCCAGCGCACCTTACCGCGGCTTTGCTTGGCATAGACAAGATCGGTGACAGTCTCGACGTCGAGTCCACTTTCGATGACCCAATCGCGGCCGGTGAGGCCGGCATCGAGGAAGCCATGTTCGACGTAACGCGCCATTTCCTGCGCGCGGATCAGCATGCATTCAATCTCAGGATCATCGATCCCAGGAAAATACGAGCGCCCGCTGGCGTAGATGTTGAAGCCGGCGCGCCCGAAGAGCGCGATGGTCGCGTCCTGCAGACTGCCCTTGGGAATGCCGAGGCGAATCTTCATCGCTTCACCTCGAGCTCGGGCGTGACCTCGATGTTCTTGGTGAAGCAGGAGCGCGTACCTTCGTGACAGACGAGCCCATCTCCTTCCACCTCCACGCGGAAGAGCAGGCAGTCGTTATCGCAGTCCGTCGAAGCGGAGATCACGCGCAGGCGATTGCCCGAGGTCTCTCCCTTCATCCACAACTTCTGCCGCGTGCGGCTGAAGAACGTCACAAATCCTGTCTCGAGCGTGCGCCTGTACGCTTCAGCGTTGGCAAAGCCTACCATCAGCAAATCGCCATTGGCGTTGTCCTGAACCACGACGGGCACGAGGCCTTCCATTTTGTCGAAATCGATCTTGATCATTTCCTCTCCGTTAGCCGCTCGATCCGCACAGAAGGCAAAAACACGAAACCCGCTGAGCAGATGCGTCAGCGGGTCTGAATCTCTTGATTTACGTTTGAATTCGCTAGAGACGATCCGCCGACACGTTGGCCACGTGATGATAATGGCGGTGATGGTGAAGCTGTCTCATCTCTGTGCCAGTGAGATTACATGGAGCACGAATCGGCTGTCAAATTTCCCGTTTTGCGGACGGCTTTTTCTTTTTGCCGTTTCCCAAAACGAGATCGGCGAGCTCAAGATACCGGTTGCCGGCGGCTTCGGAGTGCCCGTGGATAATGGTGCGCGGCGTCTGCTGCGTATGCTTGCGCAGCAACTCTTTATCGACCCACAGGCCGAGAGGATGGTCGTCTGTGGCAGCCAGAATGGTGCGCTTCGGGCGCGCCTTGGCCTTCTTCACCTTTGCCGGCATAACTTAACTCCTGAGTGTGTATCAGGAGCATACAACATCAATGTTAGTGGACGGTAACTATTTTTTGGTTACCTAATCAGGGTTAAGCGGGCGAGGTCAAGGTGACGAGTCCGGTCGATTCCGCCTGCTCGTGCGCATGGTAAGACGAACGTACCAACGGGCCGGATTCCACATGCCGGAAGCCCATTTTGAGAGCTTCGTCTTTAAGGAAGCGGAACTCGTCCGGATGGTAGTAGCGCGTCATGGGCAAGTGGTCGCGCGACGGACGGAGATACTGGCCGACGGTCAGGATATCAACGTTGACCGACGCGAGGTCGCGAAAGACCCCGAGCAACTCATCGGTGGTCTCTCCGATGCCGACCATCACCCCGGTCTTCGACACCATTCCCGGCGCGAAGGTCTTCACGTTTCCCAGCAGCTTCAGGGTGCGCTCGTAGCGAGCACCGGAGCGGACGGCGCGATAGAGACGCGGCACAGTTTCAGTGTTGTGGTTCAGGACCTCGGGCTTGGCTGCGAGAACAATCTTCAGGGCGTCTTCTCGCCCCTGAAAGTCAGGAATAAGGACCTCGACCTGACATCCGGGAGCTTGCTCGCGAACCTGACGAATCGTCTCGGCGAAAACCGTGGCTGCGCCGATGTTGTCGTCGTCGCGATTTACGCTGGTAATGACTGCGTGCTTCAATCCGAGGGCGGCGACGGCTTCCCCAACACGACGCGGCTCGTCAAAATCGATTGCCTCTGGCCTGCCCTTGGGCACAGCGCAGAATCCGCAGCGCCGAGTGCACAGGTTGCCCAGCAGCATGAACGTCGCCGTGCGATGGTTCCAGCACTCGCCGATGTTCGGACACTGCGCCGACTCGCAGACAGTGTGCAGCTCGAGCTTGCGCGCGAGCTTCTTCAGCTCGTGATAGTTCTCGCCCATCGGCGCACGCGCCTTCAACCATTCCGGCTTGGGCTTCGGCACACGTGGAGCGAGATCGATCTGTACGAGTTCGGCAAAGGCGGCCATCTGCTGGTTCTATTCTACGAGACGAGACTCTCAGCGATCCTCAAAGCGTATGCAGAAACGCAAGCAGGTCATCGATCTGCTTGTCATCAAGCACGCCGTTGAACGGAGGCATGTTGCGGCGTCCGCTCACGATCGTGTTGCGCACATGCTCGTCAGTGGCAGGCATGCCGCTCGGCAAAGCCTGCTTGGAAAACATTCCCGCCAGCGGCGGACCTTGCAGCGGTTCCTGCTTGTAAGCGTTGTGGCATACGGCACAGTTGGCCGCGAAGATCTCGCGGCCACGAAGCTCCTGCGGCGTCAGCGGACGAGATGCCTTCGATGACTTTCTGTTACATGCGGCAAATCCAAGAACAAGAATCAGAGAGGCCGGCAGCAAGGAGAATTGGAAGGAGCGTCTCAACCATCTATTATCAGCATCAGGCGCGTTTTTGAAAAGCGATGAGCAGCAAACAAGGCGCCAAGAGCAGCCGATGGTTATTTTTCCTATCGCTGATGAACGCAACATTGACTCCATTGCGGCGTGGCCCGCAGTGGAAGAACGCCAACGAGAATCAGCTTCGTCCTATTGGTTAGCCACCCAACCGGCGCACGCTGCCCTTTCCGGTGAGTTGGCCGCTTCATTGCGCGAAGATTTATTTGGCGCGATCGATGAGACCGTGTCGCGTTCAATCGCACTGCACGATTCCGGTTGGAGCAGGGAGGACGCCGAACAGATCCAGCAGCTTCGGGCCAATCCGAAGCTGAAGCCGAAGAGCTTCCTTGATTTCGCCGCCGATCACTTTCTGCGCGCCTGGACGGCTTCCATAGACACCGCTGAGAAGTTCGCGCCGATCGGCGGATTTCTCGTGAGCCGGCATTTCGAGCGCATCTCGATGCGAAATGGCGATAAAGACCAGAGCAAGCTGCAGAGTTTTCGCAATCGTGAGAAACAGCGCCAGCAACGGTTGAAATCAAAGATCAAGAAGGAGGACGCAGTGCTCGAAAGCCTCGTGGACGCGCTTCAGTTCTGCGATTTGCTGTCGCTTTATCTATGTTGTGGATCGAGACGATC includes:
- the hisD gene encoding histidinol dehydrogenase; the protein is MKTINGKRNRADLERLATRGALDLARAEKTAAKIVNDVRKRGDSALLRYARKFDGFEGKNLRVSQQEIDAAWQQVTPDFRHALETAATNIRRFCEWQSPQEWIREVQPGVKLGQLVRAIDAVGCYVPGGRHPLPSTLLMTVIPAQIAGVARISVVSPRPAPETLAAAALLGVKEFYAIGGAQAIAALAYGTKTIAKVNKIVGPGNAFVTAAKKLVAFDCSIDMLAGPTEALVVSENGNAAFIAADLVAQAEHDPDALPIFVTSNKKLGEQVIAETKRQSESNRVAREALKRNGYVIVSESPADSMRVANLLAPEHITVPSHSALSEVHSAGSAFVGDFSPQAAGDYASGPNHVLPTGACARFRGGLSVNDFVKLITVQELSARGLGTIAREVTTLARAEGLLAHAQSIAMRTGA
- the hisC gene encoding histidinol-phosphate transaminase; translated protein: MEKVLQAREAVRKMKEYHPPLSGRDGLRLDFNENTEAPSPKIAETLQSIAAAELTKYPERAPVEALVAKYLRLTAPQVLLTNGVDEAIHLLCETYLEPEHEVIIVVPTFSMYEIYAQSTGATVISVQADPDDGFKFPIDQVLSRIGPKTRLITVASPNNPTGTLVPRQDLLKLADVAPQAAVLVDEAYHEFCGETVLASVNRFPNLFVARTFSKAYGLAGLRVGVFAGNESQMQMVRKVSSPYNVNGIALACLPTALADRAFVESYVHQTVQGRGRLMIQLTCHGIPYWVSQANFVLAKIGARHADFVSEMKKRGILVRDRSKDPGCDGCVRMTVGAAEHTDRLLQTLPKVLKAIDWVAPEKSPTQAQAGAP
- the hisI gene encoding phosphoribosyl-AMP cyclohydrolase, which encodes MIKIDFDKMEGLVPVVVQDNANGDLLMVGFANAEAYRRTLETGFVTFFSRTRQKLWMKGETSGNRLRVISASTDCDNDCLLFRVEVEGDGLVCHEGTRSCFTKNIEVTPELEVKR
- a CDS encoding cytochrome c, with translation MRRSFQFSLLPASLILVLGFAACNRKSSKASRPLTPQELRGREIFAANCAVCHNAYKQEPLQGPPLAGMFSKQALPSGMPATDEHVRNTIVSGRRNMPPFNGVLDDKQIDDLLAFLHTL
- a CDS encoding DUF3891 family protein translates to MVIFPIADERNIDSIAAWPAVEERQRESASSYWLATQPAHAALSGELAASLREDLFGAIDETVSRSIALHDSGWSREDAEQIQQLRANPKLKPKSFLDFAADHFLRAWTASIDTAEKFAPIGGFLVSRHFERISMRNGDKDQSKLQSFRNREKQRQQRLKSKIKKEDAVLESLVDALQFCDLLSLYLCCGSRRSVSFDCPKLALSRSGDEYRLEPFPFREHRQFSFSALKYPADGKPKSGATFYINV
- the hisG gene encoding ATP phosphoribosyltransferase, yielding MKIRLGIPKGSLQDATIALFGRAGFNIYASGRSYFPGIDDPEIECMLIRAQEMARYVEHGFLDAGLTGRDWVIESGLDVETVTDLVYAKQSRGKVRWVLAVPQDSRFEKAEDLSDCIIATELVNTTKNYFAAKNIPVKVEFSWGATEVKPPILADAIVEVTETGSSLRANRLRIIETVCESQTQLIANKKAWQSPEKRKKIENVALMLRGAIDAQGRVGLMLNVKKSDLTQVLAVLPALNSPTVSELSNREWVAVNTILEESIVRDVLPKLKDANASGIVEYPLNKIVM
- the lipA gene encoding lipoyl synthase, with the protein product MAAFAELVQIDLAPRVPKPKPEWLKARAPMGENYHELKKLARKLELHTVCESAQCPNIGECWNHRTATFMLLGNLCTRRCGFCAVPKGRPEAIDFDEPRRVGEAVAALGLKHAVITSVNRDDDNIGAATVFAETIRQVREQAPGCQVEVLIPDFQGREDALKIVLAAKPEVLNHNTETVPRLYRAVRSGARYERTLKLLGNVKTFAPGMVSKTGVMVGIGETTDELLGVFRDLASVNVDILTVGQYLRPSRDHLPMTRYYHPDEFRFLKDEALKMGFRHVESGPLVRSSYHAHEQAESTGLVTLTSPA
- the hisB gene encoding imidazoleglycerol-phosphate dehydratase HisB codes for the protein MRTAKLQRDTSETKIALALNIDGRGKYEVSTGIRFFDHMLELFTRHGAFDLRLKCNGDLDVDQHHSVEDVGIALGEAFNRALGDRKGILRAGYFLMTMDETLGLAAVDLSGRASAIVDTKVRTRLVGDFQSELAYDFFEGFARGARANVHVKTLYGRSNHHKLEALFKAFARALRFACSRDKRLAKMLPSTKGLL
- the hisH gene encoding imidazole glycerol phosphate synthase subunit HisH, whose protein sequence is MIAIIDYKAGNLASVKKAFDHLGVDSRVTSDPEVVKGADKVVLPGVGHFAATAELSRRGLRGAIQERIAAGKPFLGICVGMQWMLTGSSEAPETPGLGAIPSICDRFAASAEKVPHVGWNRLAKVRNSWLLNGIESGSFVYYSHSYCAPVTADTVAVTEYVGTYSAALEHGNIFGVQFHPEKSGEVGLKLLRNFVEL